A single window of Haliotis asinina isolate JCU_RB_2024 chromosome 5, JCU_Hal_asi_v2, whole genome shotgun sequence DNA harbors:
- the LOC137284672 gene encoding uncharacterized protein has translation MPQTRSSRKRDLSTPATGLEVKMGRIRWNPKLSSVGHSKTRKQQPSKDSIDTTDPSTSHLKGVLVDQMETLSKRVDERSAYVQRQQRAITEARERKETNQTRIVEIVKDAVDMIKLKERKLMVALDEMVEKQLQQLNDEMLKDEADVHILQQQSDFINKDGDVTKYQTFLEDLTDVGYGTRQGDVIRPINTITFSHDSEKVGKAVDNLRLAEVDFTYHDNPLHVPVLVDTISCTSLNENAKPIYATDVSVLDVEGSQVVVVTDRINHRLISFYSGHQGPCYSVLKLDHFPYGIARQTENRIITALPKIGQLVTVEVAPEMTLLSKITCNARYYSVAVLSPTSLVAGGGQYATGYCIDIIDMAGNILRSITSSLIHFPAYLFVNNSGNIVVSDGKTDSLFCMTPDGNVVWKHDPSRTTPYVRWPKGIIQTNTGDILVSGVNGGGMKVMLLTDTGEFVRDVLTPDDGPQRPSGLCLDKRGYLFVCDGNDIKMFTFVEQKQ, from the coding sequence ATGCCTCAAACTCGATCCAGTCGCAAACGTGACCTCAGTACTCCAGCGACGGGACTTGAAGTTAAGATGGGTCGAATCAGATGGAATCCCAAATTGTCAAGTGTTGGCCattcaaaaacaagaaaacaacaaccaTCCAAGGACAGCATCGATACGACTGATCCCTCGACGTCACACCTCAAGGGCGTCCTGGTGGACCAAATGGAGACATTGTCCAAGAGAGTAGACGAACGGTCCGCTTACGTACAACGTCAACAGAGAGCCATTACAGAGGCCCGTGAACGCAAAGAAACCAATCAAACTCGCATTGTAGAAATCGTAAAGGATGCTGTGGATATGATTAAACTCAAAGAAAGGAAGCTGATGGTGGCGCTGGACGAAATGGTGGAGAAGCAACTTCAGCAGCTGAACGATGAAATGCTGAAGGATGAAGCGGACGTGCACATACTACAACAACAATCTGacttcatcaacaaagatgGAGATGTGACGAAGTATCAGACTTTTCTGGAAGACTTGACGGACGTTGGGTATGGGACGCGCCAAGGGGATGTTATTCGTCCAATAAATACAATCACTTTCAGTCACGACTCTGAGAAAGTTGGCAAAGCCGTTGACAACCTGCGACTGGCGGAGGTTGATTTCACATACCACGATAACCCCTTACATGTACCGGTGTTGGTTGACACGATCAGCTGCACATCTTTGAATGAAAATGCCAAGCCGATATATGCAACAGATGTGTCTGTTCTCGATGTCGAGGGGTCGCAGGTAGTTGTCGTTACCGATCGAATAAACCACCGACTGATATCTTTCTACTCAGGACACCAGGGGCCTTGCTATAGTGTCCTTAAACTGGATCATTTCCCATATGGAATTGCACGTCAAACTGAGAACAGGATCATAACAGCTCTACCAAAGATTGGCCAGCTTGTAACTGTCGAAGTGGCCCCTGAAATGACACTCCTCTCAAAAATCACCTGCAATGCGCGATATTACAGTGTGGCTGTTCTCAGCCCTACGTCTTTGGTAGCGGGAGGAGGTCAGTACGCTACTGGCTACTGCATCGACATCATTGACATGGCAGGCAATATATTGAGATCAATAACCAGCTCCCTCATTCACTTCCCGGCTTACCTCTTCGTCAACAACAGCGGCAACATCGTTGTGTCCGACGGAAAAACAGATTCATTGTTTTGCATGACCCCCGATGGTAACGTGGTGTGGAAACACGACCCCAGCAGGACCACACCGTACGTTAGGTGGCCTAAAGGGATCATTCAGACCAACACTGGGGACATCCTTGTGTCAGGAGTGAACGGCGGCGGCATGAAGGTGATGCTGCTCACAGACACAGGGGAGTTTGTCAGAGACGTCCTTACGCCGGACGATGGGCCTCAGAGACCATCTGGACTGTGTCTTGATAAACGTGGTTATTTATTCGTATGTGACGGAAATGATATAAAAATGTTTACATTCGTTGAGCAGAAGCAGTGA